A genomic window from Ignavibacteria bacterium includes:
- a CDS encoding Do family serine endopeptidase, with amino-acid sequence MPRKSIIAAGFVVLLSIIFGAVLIANFSGVKVVHSDTQVEFNTTPPITVNPNVKSLNDAFIEISKTVTPTVVYIEVKSKPGKNENNETPGDPNDPFRFFFGPDGQMPDPGPQMGSGSGVIISKDGYIVTNNHVVKGAGEHGIKVVLTDKREFDAKVIGLDENTDLAVIKIEANDLPVMSLGNSDNIQVGEWVLAIGNPLGLNYTVTAGIVSALGRNIGVNGGGYAIENFIQTDAAINPGNSGGALVDVNGQLVGINSAIKTNTGYYQGYGFAIPVNIVKSVTQELIKSGKVVRGYIGVQIQTVDETMAKGLGLDKARGVLVQSVQKGGGGDEAGLQAGDVILSVDGKEVNASNELQVIINSKRPGDIAKLTVFRDGKTIEKDVTLKPRAEEEKQTALNNKEDEGSNKGVNSTTVKGLGISVQDVSSSLKEKYNISGGVVVTSVDKFSETFYRGLQEGSVIIEANKKKINNAGDLADALSGKTSGDPVLLKIVDKSGSERIVALKMQ; translated from the coding sequence ATGCCAAGAAAATCAATAATAGCGGCAGGTTTTGTAGTGCTGCTTTCAATAATCTTCGGAGCTGTACTTATCGCTAATTTCAGCGGTGTAAAAGTGGTACACTCAGATACACAGGTTGAGTTTAATACAACTCCGCCAATTACTGTTAACCCGAATGTTAAAAGTCTTAACGATGCTTTTATAGAGATCAGCAAAACTGTTACACCAACAGTTGTATATATTGAAGTGAAATCAAAACCCGGAAAAAATGAGAACAATGAAACTCCGGGTGATCCCAACGATCCGTTCAGGTTCTTCTTCGGTCCCGATGGACAAATGCCGGATCCGGGCCCGCAAATGGGAAGCGGTTCAGGCGTTATCATTTCAAAAGATGGTTACATTGTTACCAACAACCACGTTGTTAAAGGTGCCGGCGAGCATGGTATAAAGGTAGTTTTGACCGATAAACGCGAATTTGATGCAAAAGTTATCGGGCTTGATGAAAATACTGATCTTGCTGTAATAAAGATCGAAGCAAATGACCTTCCTGTTATGTCACTGGGTAACTCCGATAATATCCAGGTAGGTGAGTGGGTTCTTGCTATCGGTAATCCGCTTGGTCTCAATTATACAGTTACAGCAGGTATCGTAAGTGCATTGGGCCGTAATATTGGTGTTAACGGCGGCGGTTATGCTATCGAAAATTTTATACAGACAGACGCTGCAATTAACCCGGGAAATTCCGGCGGAGCATTAGTTGATGTAAATGGCCAGTTAGTCGGTATCAATTCTGCAATTAAAACCAATACCGGTTATTACCAGGGCTACGGTTTTGCAATTCCAGTTAACATCGTTAAATCAGTTACACAGGAGCTTATTAAATCAGGTAAAGTTGTACGCGGTTATATCGGTGTGCAGATACAGACAGTTGATGAAACCATGGCAAAGGGTCTTGGATTAGATAAAGCCAGGGGAGTACTTGTACAGAGCGTTCAAAAAGGCGGCGGCGGTGATGAAGCCGGTCTCCAGGCGGGCGACGTGATCCTTTCAGTTGACGGGAAAGAAGTAAATGCTTCCAATGAGCTTCAGGTAATTATCAACAGTAAACGCCCCGGTGATATTGCCAAGCTTACAGTATTCAGAGATGGCAAAACAATTGAAAAAGATGTTACTTTAAAGCCAAGGGCTGAAGAAGAAAAACAGACTGCGCTTAACAATAAAGAAGATGAAGGCAGTAATAAAGGCGTAAATTCCACTACCGTTAAAGGTCTCGGTATCAGCGTACAGGATGTTTCTTCATCACTGAAGGAAAAGTATAATATTTCCGGCGGTGTGGTAGTGACCTCAGTTGATAAGTTCTCTGAGACTTTCTACCGCGGCCTTCAGGAAGGTTCAGTTATAATTGAAGCCAATAAGAAAAAGATCAATAATGCAGGTGACCTTGCCGATGCTTTAAGCGGCAAAACTTCAGGTGACCCTGTATTGTTAAAAATAGTAGATAAAAGCGGTTCAGAAAGAATTGTAGCTTTAAAAATGCAGTAA
- a CDS encoding T9SS type A sorting domain-containing protein, which yields MTKVYILILSLFFVFGTLKVSADNKEQLVDLKGNPDKFELNQNYPNPFNPSTQLSYDLKTDGNVKLTVFNLVGQSVRVLVDGYQTAGYYEVTFDANDLPAGIYLYKLQVGDYSSVKRMTLVK from the coding sequence ATGACGAAAGTTTACATACTAATATTAAGCCTATTCTTTGTCTTCGGCACTTTAAAAGTGAGCGCCGATAATAAAGAACAGCTTGTGGATCTTAAGGGTAATCCTGATAAGTTCGAACTCAATCAAAATTATCCCAATCCATTCAACCCATCTACACAGCTTTCGTATGATCTGAAGACCGATGGCAACGTTAAATTAACAGTTTTTAACCTTGTCGGACAGTCTGTGCGGGTTTTAGTAGACGGCTATCAAACAGCCGGATACTATGAAGTTACATTTGATGCTAACGATCTTCCCGCAGGCATTTACCTCTATAAACTGCAGGTCGGTGATTATTCTTCTGTAAAAAGAATGACACTGGTTAAGTAG
- a CDS encoding T9SS type A sorting domain-containing protein, producing MIKFITRFVFTIFAVLLSASAVLAQNSNLYVIDSFGDHTMPGWYSGGDLTMKYSHKEDNLENGYGVISSQNKNITPNSFAGIIRKEEKLQVAENNILSVMLQGINNDMSATIQILFDKNNDGKYDENTDVRLESKPLGMNFSGWKEVHFNITPSEFKVISKSKDDDFSILEQEALGIQFSFQTGKEFVAGPVETGVAMISERYSKELKQETAQTDMNNGESYFTARNYPNPFNPETKITYTLKNSTSVKITVYDRLGREVVVLVDESQNEGEHSVTFNAANLPSGVYFYRIKTPEMVEVQKMVFTK from the coding sequence ATGATCAAATTCATTACGAGATTTGTATTTACCATTTTTGCAGTTTTACTTTCAGCGTCAGCAGTCCTTGCACAAAATTCAAACTTATATGTTATCGATAGTTTCGGTGATCACACAATGCCCGGCTGGTATTCAGGCGGCGATCTTACCATGAAATATTCTCACAAAGAGGATAACCTCGAAAACGGCTACGGTGTAATTTCCTCACAAAACAAGAATATCACACCGAATTCGTTCGCAGGTATCATCAGAAAAGAAGAAAAGCTGCAGGTTGCTGAAAATAACATTCTTTCAGTTATGCTTCAGGGTATCAATAACGATATGTCAGCTACTATCCAGATCTTATTCGATAAGAATAATGACGGCAAGTATGATGAAAACACTGATGTCAGGCTTGAATCAAAACCGCTCGGCATGAACTTTTCAGGATGGAAGGAAGTCCATTTCAATATCACACCTTCTGAATTTAAGGTTATTTCAAAAAGCAAAGATGACGATTTTTCGATTTTAGAGCAGGAAGCGCTGGGAATCCAGTTCTCATTCCAGACCGGTAAAGAATTCGTTGCCGGACCTGTTGAAACAGGCGTTGCGATGATCTCTGAGCGTTACAGCAAAGAGCTTAAACAGGAAACCGCTCAGACAGATATGAATAACGGTGAATCATATTTTACCGCAAGGAACTATCCTAACCCGTTTAACCCCGAAACAAAAATTACATACACATTAAAGAATTCAACCAGCGTTAAAATTACAGTTTATGACCGTTTAGGCCGTGAAGTTGTGGTTTTAGTTGATGAATCACAGAATGAAGGCGAACATTCAGTTACATTCAATGCCGCTAACCTTCCTTCAGGTGTTTACTTCTACAGGATCAAAACCCCTGAAATGGTTGAAGTTCAGAAGATGGTATTCACAAAATAA
- a CDS encoding PhzF family phenazine biosynthesis protein produces MKLPIFTVDAFTNEPFKGNPAAVCLLKEDIPTSLMQEIAFELNLAETAFILKEPESDVYSLRWMTPVSEVDLCGHATLASSHIMWQEGIAKKDETIKFNTRSGLLTCKYNNGKITLDFPAIPQKEISYPPELIDAIGGVQPKYVGMTKWNYIIELGSESDIINLKPDFNVMLKLPGWGTIITAEANMPGYDFISRFFAPEKGIQEDPVTGSAHCALAPYWQGRLGKNTFKAYQASERGGTLDIVIEGERVMLTGEAVTVIRGEIEV; encoded by the coding sequence ATGAAACTACCAATATTCACAGTTGATGCTTTCACCAACGAACCCTTCAAAGGTAATCCCGCAGCAGTATGTTTACTAAAAGAAGATATCCCGACAAGCCTCATGCAGGAAATTGCATTCGAGCTTAATCTTGCTGAAACCGCATTCATACTTAAAGAACCTGAAAGCGATGTTTACAGCCTCCGCTGGATGACACCTGTCAGCGAAGTTGATCTCTGCGGCCACGCTACGCTTGCATCATCGCACATAATGTGGCAGGAAGGCATTGCTAAAAAGGATGAAACCATAAAGTTCAATACCCGAAGCGGACTGCTTACTTGCAAATATAACAACGGAAAAATTACTCTCGATTTTCCCGCGATACCACAGAAGGAAATTTCATACCCGCCTGAGCTTATCGATGCAATTGGCGGGGTACAGCCAAAGTATGTTGGAATGACAAAATGGAATTATATCATTGAGCTTGGCAGCGAATCAGATATCATAAATCTGAAACCTGATTTTAATGTGATGCTTAAGCTTCCGGGATGGGGAACCATCATTACCGCAGAAGCTAATATGCCGGGTTATGATTTCATCTCCCGCTTCTTCGCGCCTGAAAAAGGCATCCAGGAAGACCCCGTAACAGGTTCAGCGCACTGCGCACTTGCTCCCTATTGGCAGGGCAGGCTCGGCAAGAACACGTTCAAAGCCTACCAGGCATCAGAACGAGGCGGTACACTTGATATAGTTATTGAAGGCGAGAGAGTTATGCTAACCGGCGAAGCTGTTACTGTAATAAGAGGTGAGATAGAAGTATGA